The genomic window gctgctcccGGTAGCATCGGCAACCATCTACTACGCCGGAGTCGCCCAGTCAGGCGGTGAGTTCGGTGTATGGAGCGCCACTTCTACCAAGGGAACCGGGCTGCCCGGACGGTTCGGGGTCGACTACCAATTCATCAGCACGGCCGGCGTCGACACCATGACGGATCAGAACAAGGTCAACCTCCACCGCGTGGCTTTCCTGCTCGAGCGCATGTGCCCCCCGTCgtacggcctcggcgccaaGTTCAACGAAACCCATTTCGACTACTACAAGCAGGCCATCAACTACATCACCAAGACCAAGGGTGCTTGTGCGTGCCTCACTCAGTTCCATCCGCTCGTCTTCCGGTTGCGCGGTCAGCTAACCGCCGTCCTCAGACGCTATCCTCGACCCGCACAACTACATGCGCTACAATGACCCCTCATCGCAGCCCATGAGTGGGAGCGTGATCGGCAACTCGTCGGacccgacggcggcgacgacggcccaGTTCGGCGAATTCTGgggcgagctggcgcggcggttCGCCGACAACGAGAAGGTCATCTTCGGGCTGATGAACGAGCCGCACGACATGCCGagcgcgctgctggtggcgaACCTGCAGGCGGCGATCGACGGGATCCGCAAGGCGGGGGCCAAGAACCTGATCATCGCGCCGGGCAACTCGTGGACGGGCGGGCACTCGTGGacgcagggcggcgccgaggccagcAGCAACTGGCTCCAGAAGCTGGTCGACCCGGCGGGGAACCTGGCCATCGACATCCACGAGTACCTGGACGTGGACTTCAGCGGCTCGCACGCGGCGTGCCAGCAGGACCCGGCGACGAACCTGGCGAACGTGACGGCGTGGCTGCGGGAGCACAAGCTGAAGGCGTTCATCACCGAGTTCGGCGGGTCCAACACGACGTCGTGCACGACCATGCTGAACGGCATCCTGGACTACATGGCGCAGAACGACGAGTACATCGGGTGgacggcgtgggcggcgggcccgtTCTGGGGCTCGAACAGCCCGTGCTGCACCGACTCGAAGCAGTGGGGGAGCCTGGAGCCGGGCAGCAaggcggcggacggcgggcCGAGCCTGTACGACACCGTCTGGCTGCCCGTCATCCAGAAGAAGGTCCCGGCGAAGCTGCAGTGGCGCGGCATGGCGAGCGTCAAGGGCGGCAGGTTGGAGGAGAAGCCGCAGAAGCACTAGGCTGCAAGAGAGTGGGCCCTGGGTGTAGAGATAACTATAAGAAAAAAGACAAGCTCGTCTCTCCGACAACCCCCTATTCGCTCTGCCGGAGCCTGGAGActcagggttagggttggtAACTATACCGTACCAGAAAATGCGAGTCAAGTCCAGGAGTCGCGGTCGCCAAGATCAGGGCCTGGGAGGCTTGTCGTTCAGTGGCGATTCTGAAACATGTCCCTCACACCTTCTGGAACAGATCGACGGTACCGCGGGGCAGTAACGCAAGTTCCTCCTAGTTTTCGATGTGGAACTGGAATGTAGTATGCACAAAAATCCAGGTGAGGGCGCAGTCGCCGTGGATAGGTTGTGAATAGatgtggttgttgttggggGTTCGCGGAAAGGGAAGTAACGTTCGCTGGCTTGAGCCTGTTGGCAGTTTGGCAACCAATGTGCCCTGTTACACCGCCTGCCTCAGGGGGAGGGGTCGCGTGCCAGAACGGGCCTGGAACCTGGAATTCTGGCAGGACGCTTCCTCCAAAATCCACCGCTATTTTTTTTCCACGGTGCTGCAACGGAAACAACCCTTTGGCTTCCCAAGGTCAATAGAGGGTGGAAAACCGCAGGCCGGAAACGAAATGACCGAAAACCAAACACAAACGGATGGAATGCCGTTGTGAAGTGCAGGTTCGTGGATGCTGTCTTTCTCCGGTGCATGCCATCCGGAGCGGGTGGGCCGCCGATTGGCTGGCAACAAGCCTGGCGTCCCGGAAACCTCTGCATCCGGATGAAACAGGCCCGGCTGGGTGGCCGAGGCTTCTATCTCTTCCTCGCAATTGGGCAGGAGCCGCACGCGCGCCAGATGATCAGCTTGCCAGACCTGCCGGCAAGTTGGCTTCCGCGCCTCTATCACAGGAGGCAAGAGTGGGTTGCCTGCCGACCCGGTCTCGCGGATCACCTGCCAGACAGTGCAGCGGGACCCGGGAGCGCGGCAAGGTCGTATGGAAGGGCCTGTTCCGACGGCGGGCCGTCGCCAGGAAGGGCTCTGCCAAGAGTCCGTTGCCGCAACCATCGCCCCCGAAGAGCTTGGGCCAGCAGCGTCAGAAAGCAGAAAACTTTGCGAACCGGTCTCGCATCCGAAACAAGCGACGGGTCGCTGGCTGCGCCGGCAAGCCTCAGTGCCGTTTTGCAGACCTCGATCCGCCCCGCTCGTCTGAATGCCGACGATGTTACACATCCCGGACGCTCTCCGTCACGTCCGGTTGCTCCTTCGCCTCCCCCTTTCCCTACCTGCCGAAAGGTAGCTCCGGTCTAAAAGGGCTGTCACTTCAGCTCGGGCCGCACTCGCTTTTCCTTTGTCTCGGTTCCTTCCTTCCACTCTATCTCTTTTTCTTCCGTTATGTTTGCCCCATTTCACCGTTTCTTTCTGACCAATTGAGCTTGGTGTGGGTGGCTGGCGGATTCACTCGAGTCCGCTGTCATCCCCTGAACtcccctcgccgcccgacaTGCCGCTCAGCATGCCGCGCTTTCCTCCCCATATTGCCTCGCACCTTCGAGAGTTGGGACCCCGCCGGCTTTTCTCGAGTCCGAAGCGGTGGTCGACAATGGCTCTGAGACTCTCGCTCCTCCACATCTcggccgtcgtcctcgttgTGTTGTTCTCCTTTCTCCTGAACAACAGCGAGTCGGCCGCGACGCAGGGTGCCTGTGCAACTCACGACCATCCCAACCCACTGGCCGAGCTGTTTCCGAACAACGCCACCGGTGTTCTCAATGCGACGCTGGCCATCATTCCGATCCCGCTAGCCACCGCTCGCCGGCTGATCCCACCCCAGTACGGCATCCTCGAGCGAGCTTACCGTACCCTGATTCCCAACTTCCCCGAAGGGATGTATCCCGTTATGGTGCAGGCAGCCCATGACCATGACGTCCAGTTTCGGGCCTACGGCATCACCATGGATGACTTCTCGGTCCGTGTCTCTGTCGGACCCGGTCTGCACCCCTAGTTTTGCTGACCGGGCGTAGCGTGTTGGATTCGAGTTTCCGTTCTTGGACCTCACCGGCGACGGCTACTCCTCGTTCCGCTGGGCTCCAGCGCAGCTCATCAGCGCGACCAACGATATCGCGCTGGACGGATCACGAGCGTACGGTACCCTcgtctcgccggccgagtACGAGCCGGCATGTAATGCGTACCGGCAATTAGCCAACGGGGCAACGTACTTCAAGGGCTCCAGCCTTACATCCGCCGAGTTCGTGGAGCTGGAGATGACGCGCCTCCAGCATCCCACCCTCAGCCCGTACTCACTGGAGCTGTTCAGGAACATTACGAACCAGCCGACCTTTGCAAACGCAACATCGTGCGACAACATGATCCGGCTGTTCAACACGAGCATGTCAGTCGGCGCCCACGCGCCAGTGCCGGTGCGCGGCAGGGTCAGGGCGCGCGCCTTCCCGTTCCAGGGCGGCGTGAAGGAGTGGGCAGACGTCTATGGCGTGCAGGTGGCGACGCCGTTCATCGAGAACAACTATCTCGACTGCCGGACGATGAGGGGATACTCGGGGaccggcgggccgggcgaCTCGTACATGTCAGGTTTTAATTCTAATGATGAATTGTGAAATACAGACGGTGCATCGGAATGATAcccggcctgggcggccgaCATGGGCGTGGCCGTCCACGGTCCATAGAAAATAAACAAAAACAAAATTACTAAGTATTCACCCTAAGTCTGCCATGTACTCCGTACAGATAGATTCTGGCTTTGGTTGGTTGGTCTGAATGGGTTGTGCGAGAGGCCAGCGACACAACCGTTCAGCGCTGTCCTCCACACGCACCCAGAACTCTCCTATGTTTATCTCTTCCCACAGCAGACTTAGGTGGTTGGAGTTACATCGGATCTGCTTGCTAGTCATCGAAAAGGCAAATCGAGGTGGTTATGCCTACGCCAGAAGGAAGCTGCAGCTTTCACATGCTAGAAGACAAGGAACACCCCCCTGACTGCGAAAATTCAAGAACCAAAACAGACTGTCTGCTACCGTGTTAGAAGTGAAGCAAGGTAATTCTTTTAACGCAGCCCAAATGAAAGCCAAGAGTTCCATGCCACACCGTCTCACCATCCACCCGTTTCATCGCTCCGACAAACTCCAACCTGCACGGAATGTCTCGGGAATTGAGGATGCGGGTGCGGCACAGCACATCTTCGCAACGACGCAGCCTCAACGGCACAGCGCTCCCAACCCTCAGCGAAACAGCGAGCGCCGCCTCCACAGAGCCCTATTTTAGGTATTTGCCTACCAGTCGGCCTAGTCCGAGGGTCGGGCACGCTGCGAGCCAAGGCTTCATTCATCCTTCATCCAAGACCCAACAGGCCTCCAAAGGTCTTGCAGAATCCCTTGAGCATGGCCGAGTTTATAAATCCCGCTGCCTTTCCGCGTGGCCGGGGCCGGTGGCCGTCGATCTTTTGAGGAGAGGATACCAGCATTTTCATCCCGTTTCGTTTGCTCGATTCAGTTCAGTTCAGGGGCGTCGTGGTGTCAGCAGGCAGGGACTGCCGTTTTCCGCGTTGCTTTAACttttttgttttcttttccttgtttttctttctctctgCACCCTTCTCTCCCGGTCGCGGAACGTGCCGATCGCTGGGCGATTTTTCAAGTTTGCGATCCTCCCTCAGGacgacggcctgctgctcTCCCCCGTCTCTGCAGCTTCACACACACACATGTCCGTGTCCCCAGCAACACTCCGCAAGAccgcgacgacggccaggaCGATGGCCCTGAAACGCAGCCTCTCGCGCTCTGTCATCCGCATCATCCAGCGCACCCTGCCGCTGGTCAagagcaggcggcgctcgtggaccaccatcgccaagaCGCGGATGCCGATCGATCTGTGAGGCTGGGGGGCGGACGGGAAGGGGTTGGGCGTGGGCACGCAGCCGTGGTATTTTGGGATCGTAAGCCAGATAATTACTGGCTCAGGTCGGATGCTCCCGCGGGTTCAGGCCATGGGTCTCACCAACTCTCGTCTGCGACGGCCTAAAGTCAAATTGCGGCCCTAAGCATCTGCCCAGGCAGCATGagtcctcgtcctccccgGACTTGCCTGCGGCCGGGTGTGGTCCGACGATGTACAACCCTGAAACACCGCTGCTCCGGGTTGGGTGGCGGTTTATCGGTGTTCTCGGAACAACAAGGCTTGGACATCGCATTATACCCAGATTCACCTGTGGGGTTTGGGAGACCTGGTGGAAGACAAGTGGTGAATGGGCGGGAGaaggggcgggggagggagaCATGATCCACGCAGTGCAGCGTTTGGGCCCGCGTTCCCGGTCCTTCTCATCCATGCTATTAGACGACTCTACGACGGGGATTTGGACGGTTGAAAAGGCGAATCAAAAGGGATTGAAATTTTGCTGTCATCTTGCAGGGCTGGGCTGTGGACAGCAAGGATCGGTTCATGAGTATCTCGTTCGTTTCACCTGCATCGAAAGTTTTAGATACCCTCGGAGGTACAATGTTTTGCTTTAGCCGTGAACCCGGGTCTTGTTCTTGAGATGGCTCATTCGTCATCTTCCTCGCCCATTGGCTCGGGGTCCGACATCAGGGCTCTGACGATCGCCTTCGCTTCTTCACAATCGTTGTCGTTGTATAACTTGAGACCGTAGGTGAGCATAAACATTTCCGAGTTGCCCCATCCGCGCTCAATGAAGTCCAATTCCTCCTCGGTGAAGTTGCAATCCGCAAAGTGGCCTTGGAAGGATCGCTCGATATCATCGACTAGCCCGTCGTCCGCGTCggcttcgtcttcctccttGTCGTCCCGCTCATTTCGTATTATGGCCCGCACCATCTGCCTGCCCTCGTCTCGGTCTTTTTCGTCATGGATGTTGAAGCCCCAGCAGCGGAGGAACCTGATTTCGCCGCCCCAATTCTTCTTCAACCAATCTCTTTCGTCTCTTGTGtagggcggcgggcgagagGATTGGGCCTCCCGGTTGCCGTTACCGCCACTTGCTCCCTGTTGGTTGCTTCCAGTAGTCGGCTGCGTTCCGCTGGCTGCGGCCCATCTAGAGCGCTCCGAATCGGGCCAGATCGCGTTGATCATGTATCCCTCGTCTTGCTTGAAAACCGACTCGCCGACCACTGGGCCGACAGGCGGCCCGCTGAGTTTAAGCACCCAGACCGGCCCCGGTGCGTGGATGTAGGCGATCCGCCGCCCCTCAGCATCCATAAGCTGCCCGTCCCTGAAATTTTTTCCCATGCCGCCTAACTGCATGCCGGCGTAGTCGCCAGTGCTCGTACTACCGACGATGTTGCAAAAGGCGGTAGGGGCGTGCAGGACGTTGCGGAGCCGGAGAATGCCGTGGGAACGGGGACCGGAGCGTTTCGGATACAGCTTGACCGGGATTTCGACATCGCCAATCCCGACCACGTCAAGCCGAGACGCCCCGTAAGCTTCGcctatataggtagcgaACGGCGTGTAGGTGGAAAACCAAACACGGTCGCGTGCCACGCTAATGAAGATGGCCAGTCGCGGTTAGCCATATTCATCAGACTTGATTACTAGGTGGCGATAATTAGCACAGGGCATTGGAGCCTTACTGTACGTTGGAAGTGTTCGAGATGAGCCAGTCGGGGCAGGGCAGCCCGGTCTCCATTGTGGCTGCCATGGCTTGGTGAAGAAAAAGCGTCACAGACAATGCAGGATGCTGCGGTCAGGGCGGTTATGATGGTGCGACGGATAACTACCTCCCAGGTTGTTCGTGTTGAATGGGACGTCGGGTggccgggggggggggggggggggagagagTCGCTCGAAGCGCCACCGTTATGAATGTACGCCCCGTTCATCGAGCCAACTTAATCCAGGTCAACGAGTAAGGCTGCCACATACGGCCATAGACAGCAGAAAGCTCGGGATCCCGTCCGCTCTCCCCTAGATAAGCTGCTGATCGCAGGATTAGTACTCAGGTCGGTGACGACTGGGGAATCCCCTGTGCTGTATGTTTTCATCCTCTTTTTCCTCCCCCGCACACCTTTTTCTCAACTTCATGTCATGCCATGTTGGGCTGtgctacctaggtagttcCGGCTGCCTTTCTGCCTGCCCGGCGTCCGTTGCCCGGCATAAGGTTATTATTATATCCCGACTCACCGACCAGCTAGCGCCACCGTTACACCGCTCTGAAGAACAGCGGCAGATTGGCTGGAATTGACTGAGGTGTGGTTGGTGGGTGGTGGGGCGGTTGCTTGCTGCCCGAACCAGCCCAGCGCTGGCCTTAAATCAGCCCAGCGGAGATGAGctaactaaggtacctgaCTCTGGGGTGTATCTGACCGTGTTCTTCAGTTAGCCGAATTTGGCCAGAATAGGTAAACGGATACTGCTCACTTATAGCAGCCAACCTAGCGACTATCTCGGGTGTGCTTTCGCTCTGGTGCTCCTCCGGCCATCAACTTGTGCGAGCGACCAAGCACAACTCCACTGCTTTGGGACTGGCAAGCACCCATACTCTCTCCTCACAAATAACTACATGGGAACAAAGGAAGATCTGAAGCACAGATTTTGGCGACCCATCACGTCTCATGGCCCCAAGTTAGTGGGCAACTTGGTCTACAATGGCTAATATGTGGACTTCAATTCTCTTGAGTCAATCAGCTTACATTCCGCGAACCATAACATTCTCGCAAAGAGGAAGGCACCTTTTCAGGCACCTGGCACAACAGTCATTCATTATAGCCACAGCGACGTTGGCATGTCGTTAATGAAAGATGAATGCAAATTCAAAATAACCAAACGCCCATCCCCGACGCGCGTTCAAAATGTCTCGCATACCTCCCAATGTTAGAGAGGTGTCGGAGAGAAACGTGACCAGATCGCGGTTGCTTGGCTCATCCTCCGCAGCCAACTCGCTACACTGGCTTTTCGCAGGCACACTCACCACGGCGGAAGTGGTTTTCAACACTCTCAATGCCGGCTATGAAACTTGAAAACTTGAAGCAAACCAAAGAATTTCAAACCTGTCCcgccaccccccccccccccccccccaaaaaaaaaaaaaaagcctCACGTCCAGTCAAGAATTGTCCCAAAACCGCCGCAAAAAATCGAGCGTCTCCTCCGCCGTCTTGGGCTTCTTCCCATCAGACGCTCCCTCTCTTCCCGCCTCCCTCTCGGGGCGTCCGTCCTCCTTTGTGGCCGTGTCGGTGCGGGGAGCAGGGCAGGTGCTGTAAAATTAAGGTAAACACGTCAGTTTGTGAGCTGGATGTTGTTGCGAACGGTAAATGTTTTATGGCGTGCGATGGGGTGCAGGTGGTAGTTCGGCGGAAACAAAGAGCAGAATGCCCGGCAGAGTCAGAGAGATGTAAGTAAGTTGTAaagggcagcggcgggcagcAGGCCAGCGGGCAGCTGGGGGAGCTTTTGCAACTCCGAGGGCTCATTGATGTTTGATTTCGGGCTCTGTGAAGAGGGCACATTCCGCCAGGCTCAGATATGTCGCCGTTGCCTTCTCCCAGACCCTCCTAGTTCCGGCCCACCCTCGAGGACCCCGAGCATGGAAGGGCCTGGCCAAAGCTAGAATCTGGATTTTTCTTCTTGCTTCTTGACCTGCCAGCCAAGCGGCTGCCTTCCCGCTCCCCGTCACGGCGGCCCTCGCCACGAGGGCCAGCGCTCAGGGGAGCGGTGAGCGAGCTCGGCATTACGCCACTCGGCGAAGAGCATCACGGTGACCAACCCGGGCCATCGCCTCTGCCTCAATCAGGAAGGCCTGGTCTCTCTCGGCCTAATCCCAAGGACTGTTTTCCCTGCACGCTAAAGGACGGCGCGCACCCCCCTGGCTCGACGCGAAGGCAACCAGCGCTTTGCCGGCAAGCATAAAGACGTAGACTAAACTGTGGGAAAAAAAAATGGCATACCAGTTGCTTTGGGGGCACCGGCAATGGTCCTCACCCGTCTCCGGCGttccgccagcgccagcgccggcctGGTCGTCCTTCAACTTGTCGCCCGTTTTGGCGGCCGACTTGGAGGTGTCTTGGCCCATTTTGGCGGCTTATGATTTTTTTTTGTTGTTGTTTTTGACGAAAAAGGGGAAAGGGGGCCGGAAGTGTTGACGTCGGTTTTGAGGCGGTTCTTCTTCGCAAAGAAGTTGGCTCTGTGGTGCCGATTGTCGTCAGGGGGATGATGTTGTGTTGAGGATGTGAACTTGAGCGACGCGTCAGTGAATATTTAAAGACTCATGAAGAATAGAAATGGAGACAATAGACAAGAGCTTATTTCACTACGCACAACAATAGGGTTTCAGCTGTGAGTTGGCCATGGTGTTGGACATGCGCAGTGTCAAACCGGGAAGGGGGCGTTGAGTCATGTGAAGTTGACATTAATACCTGGTTCTGGCTTCTCTTGCAACACCCTGAAGAACGTTGAACAGCTTCTATCACTGTTTTGGAGAATTAGAAAGTGAAATACATCGTGAAACAAGTCTCAAGTGCACAGGAGAGTCTTCCTCCTTGTCAGTTAATCATTTGGGAACAAGGACTGCTGCTGTTGTGCCGTACTGGTGAGTCTGCCCGGCCCTGAGCAACGGCCCATCCAGCCCATTATCCGCTCCAGCCTTACTGTGTAGCGTTCTCCTGGGGGTATGGTCACCTTCTTCCACCAAGGCTGTCTCTAGGAGCAGAGCGTATCCATTCCCCACGACCCGCTGTGGTCTACAGCAACCAATACCCCGATCCCAGTATGAgaacgccggcgccgacaagCGCAAATACGTAGTATGGGTAGCCGTCTGTGTTCCAAGGGCCGAGAGAGAAAATCACGCCCCTAGTTCGCCTCGGATTCTATATCTGGCGTACCCACGCCCTTCTCAGCGTCGTCCGAGTCGGCTTTAGTGTCGGTTGTggtggccgccgctgccgggctCTTCTTGCTCTTGGTGGAGATCCATTTGCAtccgaggagcagcagaaAAGAAATTACTGGCGTTACGGCAGGGATGTACTATTTTGCCCATTCATTAGTCTTTTGTTCTTGTTTTCTCTTGGCGCGCGAGCCGGAGTTCAGGAAACGAGCCACAGAATCCCGACTTACGAAGACCTGCGTGACAGACAGGCTGTACTGCCGAATGACGGCCGGCAGCTCCGCTGCCGGCACGAGCGAGCCTAGACTCGTCACGCCCGAGTTGATGATGTTGTCGACCACTTGCTCAGAGACCACTCCCGCGAGGTTGGCCTGGAGTTGGCGCTGAAACACTGCCTGACCGATGGCCATGAAAATGGAGCAGCTGGTCGAGATGACAGTCAGCAGCGTCGATGCCCCGAGCGGAACAAGATCCTGCGGCAGCGAGGACTGCATGGCGAGGTGCGAGAGGTTGGTCCCTAGCGAGTATCCCACGCCGCCCAGGATCTGGTAGCCAACCCAGTGCGCGCCCGAGATGTCCGGGTAGATGGTAGTCAGCAGACCGCCGCACAGGCAGACGCAggcctcggcgagcagcaTGAACGGATTCCACCAGCCGAGCTGCGAGACGATGGCGGAGCCGACAAAGGCGGCCAGCACGTCGAAGATGACGGTCGGGAAGAAGTTGACGCCGCTGCGGGTGGGCGACGCGCCCAGCACGCCCTGGAACCAGACGGGCAGCCAGTAGATGACGGTCTGGAAGGGCCCGTTgacgaagaaggcggccgcgcagaGCAGCGCCGGGTTGCGGTTGACGGTGAAGAGCCGCGGCGGGATCAGCGCGGCCTCCCCCCGCCGGACGATCCagatgaggaagaggagcaAGACcacgccgaagccgacgagcAGGCCGATGACCACTGAGGATGACCAGGCGTAGGAGACGCCGCCCCACTGAAGTGCGAGCAGGAGCATGGTGGTGGAGCCGGCGAACAAGGCCAAGCCGAGGACGTCCACGCTTCGAAGCTTGGCCGTGATGGGTTGGTTTTCGGTTTCGGCGGGCTTCAGATGAACGAGCAGGAAGAACAaggccgcagcggcgccgccgatggGCAACTAGGCAACCGAGGATTAGATTACGAGCCCGTCTAAGTTACTCAAACACGATGGTGAATCATTAGTTGGAGCAGACTGACATTGATGTAGAAGCACCACCGCCA from Thermothielavioides terrestris NRRL 8126 chromosome 1, complete sequence includes these protein-coding regions:
- a CDS encoding glycoside hydrolase family 5 protein (CAZy_ID 269768), whose translation is MKLPASNAAVCAAALLPVASATIYYAGVAQSGGEFGVWSATSTKGTGLPGRFGVDYQFISTAGVDTMTDQNKVNLHRVAFLLERMCPPSYGLGAKFNETHFDYYKQAINYITKTKGAYAILDPHNYMRYNDPSSQPMSGSVIGNSSDPTAATTAQFGEFWGELARRFADNEKVIFGLMNEPHDMPSALLVANLQAAIDGIRKAGAKNLIIAPGNSWTGGHSWTQGGAEASSNWLQKLVDPAGNLAIDIHEYLDVDFSGSHAACQQDPATNLANVTAWLREHKLKAFITEFGGSNTTSCTTMLNGILDYMAQNDEYIGWTAWAAGPFWGSNSPCCTDSKQWGSLEPGSKAADGGPSLYDTVWLPVIQKKVPAKLQWRGMASVKGGRLEEKPQKH